ATTGCCATCCTAGATGCTCAAATTAATACACTTATTCTGCTTCTACTTTTCTTGTACAGAGCAAAATGGTTGGTGCTCAAACATTCTTATTCAGTTTTGCAGCACTGGAGATTAAGTGCAGTGGCCTCTGCTGTGATGATGTAATAAAAAGGGCATTTTATGAGACCTTTGTATGCCTAATTTACataattgtttgtttgtaagTGAAATACATTTGCATACCTCTCTACTGGCACTGCCGTAAACCTGCCGTACTGTCTGTCCCACGTCGGTGTACAGCCGGCAGTTAGATTCCTGCAGCTTCTGTTGTAAAAGGGTCTCACCTGGAAACAGAATCACACACTGGAATAAATTAGACACCAAACTGGTTTTCCTCAATTTCATTCTTCACTTAGGCATAATAATAAGTATTATCACTGGAATATTTGTAATTGTCATTCCCTACCATGTGGCCTCAATGTGGGGCTTGGTCTGTCTTCCACTATCGACTGCATATCAGGATGGTCTCTAACTACTATAAGTGGGGGCAGGTCTCTCCTGAGTATCTGGGAGCTCTCCTGGCTCAGTGTAGAGGCTCGATccgcctgctcctcctcagcctcactgtctgtctcagacGCCTCCCCAGGAACCTGACAGCATCCAagatcacagacagacaaaaagattGTAGATTCATGACAGGAGGGGTGGAGAAGTTGGTTGATAagtatgaacacacactcccCTCTCTATCACTCTcaagcgcgcgcgcgcgcgcgcgcgcacacacacacacacacacacacacacacacacacacacacacacacacacacacacacacacacacacacacacaggtgcacgcCTCCATGACAACCTTGGTTCCAACTGTGGCAGTTTGTGGAGCAGACATGGAGGTGATGTAGACTTCATCATCAGAGTCTGTCTCAGAGGCCTCGCCTTGCACCACTATCTGGTACCTGCTGGACATGACTGCACGTATACAAACAACAAAACGTCGTACAACATTGAAATGGGTTGAAACAGTGACGGTAAATTATACAGAGAGATTACTCTGCGCAAGAAACTATAAAGTAATGTTTGCAAAAAGTTAAAATATAAAGCAAAatatccaaaaacctgtcaaaccttttctgtgatgtgaaaacacaaatCACATGAGCAGTACGGAAATGACTTGCTTACTTACACCCAATCCGAGCTGAGTTATCATGTCACATGATAAGTGACGTAAAATAACGGGATTGGAAGATATGGGCCGTACGCTCAAGAGTATGTTTGTTATGAAACCGGCGTACGCCGGATTTAACGTACGAGGCTTATTGGCGTCCACCACTTAAGAAcaatatgttttctttgtggATGTATGATTTTTGCATACGCTCGGTTGTTCAGGAGCATGTAACCCACCCTTTGCCGGTACTTTGTCCACGTTTTTCGATGTCTTAACTGCCGCTAACTACGCCTGCAAGAATCCTGAGGCGTACCCCGGTATTTATACCGAGTGCAACTAAAGAAGCGAgctagtgtttgttgtgtgtagCATACAGTTATTTGGCAGGTACAGTCGAATTAACGTTGTTTTTTAGATTAA
This genomic interval from Chaetodon trifascialis isolate fChaTrf1 chromosome 9, fChaTrf1.hap1, whole genome shotgun sequence contains the following:
- the bloc1s3 gene encoding biogenesis of lysosome-related organelles complex 1 subunit 3 yields the protein MSSRYQIVVQGEASETDSDDEVYITSMSAPQTATVGTKVPGEASETDSEAEEEQADRASTLSQESSQILRRDLPPLIVVRDHPDMQSIVEDRPSPTLRPHGETLLQQKLQESNCRLYTDVGQTVRQVYGSASREVQNATAQLNASQSAIINASHSIRLILDDLKAVSEKIDIITSCQILPDININNPNNYTAPLP